A genomic segment from Pollutimonas thiosulfatoxidans encodes:
- a CDS encoding cytochrome c biogenesis CcdA family protein: MLELTVIGLLTAFFAGIASFLSPCVLPLVPGYLSYIAGDSVQSSTSHTEARVARWRALGLSACFVAGFSMVFLILGASITAIGRLFLSYRYELNIAAGGVIVIAGLMIMGVIRAPLWMQRYYRFEPRSGSGKPWSATVLGMAFGFGWTPCIGPVLGGILILGATSESLGQGVLLLGIYALGLGVPFLLSAYFMTPFMRRIGSLRRTGRYLQIITGAILVLMGIAVASGQLVRFAIWLLRTFPALGAIG, encoded by the coding sequence ATGCTTGAATTAACTGTCATTGGGCTATTAACGGCGTTTTTCGCCGGTATTGCTTCCTTCCTATCGCCCTGTGTTTTACCGCTCGTGCCAGGTTACCTCTCCTATATTGCGGGCGATTCGGTTCAGTCCAGTACCTCTCATACTGAAGCACGTGTGGCTCGCTGGCGAGCATTGGGCCTTAGTGCGTGTTTCGTTGCTGGCTTCTCCATGGTGTTTCTGATTTTAGGGGCCAGCATCACCGCAATTGGGCGTTTGTTTCTATCGTATCGCTATGAACTGAATATTGCCGCGGGAGGCGTTATTGTCATCGCCGGCCTGATGATTATGGGCGTCATACGTGCCCCGCTATGGATGCAGCGTTACTACCGCTTCGAGCCGCGTAGCGGTAGCGGTAAGCCTTGGTCGGCGACCGTGCTTGGCATGGCGTTCGGTTTCGGTTGGACGCCGTGTATTGGCCCCGTACTTGGCGGTATTTTGATACTCGGGGCCACGTCTGAGAGCCTTGGGCAGGGAGTATTGCTTTTGGGTATTTACGCACTGGGTTTAGGTGTGCCGTTCTTGCTTTCCGCGTACTTCATGACGCCGTTTATGCGTCGAATAGGTTCATTGCGCCGAACGGGTCGTTATCTTCAGATAATCACCGGTGCGATTCTGGTACTGATGGGCATTGCGGTGGCAAGTGGACAGTTGGTGCGTTTTGCTATTTGGTTACTGAGGACGTTTCCGGCGCTTGGGGCGATTGGGTAG
- a CDS encoding four-helix bundle copper-binding protein, producing MPHEKFQSCIDACYACATECDHCAVSCLGEQDVKAMARCIKLDMDCAQICRLAASYMARDSEFAQALCRLCADVCQACADECAKHQMDHCQRCAEACRKCAEECRRMA from the coding sequence ATGCCTCATGAAAAGTTTCAATCATGCATCGACGCTTGTTATGCTTGCGCTACCGAATGCGACCACTGCGCTGTTTCATGCCTGGGGGAACAAGACGTCAAAGCGATGGCACGCTGCATAAAGCTAGACATGGACTGCGCGCAAATTTGCCGCCTAGCGGCCAGTTATATGGCCAGGGACAGTGAGTTTGCCCAAGCCCTTTGTCGCCTGTGCGCAGATGTTTGCCAAGCGTGCGCAGATGAATGTGCCAAGCATCAAATGGATCACTGCCAGCGCTGCGCCGAGGCTTGCCGTAAGTGTGCCGAAGAGTGCAGGCGGATGGCATAG
- a CDS encoding GDCCVxC domain-containing (seleno)protein, which translates to MSAVVLKSTLTCPRCGNVKTETMPTDACLWFYECKQCRAILKPQPGDCCVYCSYGSEPCPPVQENGKQHGCCG; encoded by the coding sequence ATGAGTGCTGTTGTCCTAAAGTCCACGCTAACCTGCCCCCGATGTGGGAATGTCAAAACGGAAACCATGCCGACCGATGCCTGCCTATGGTTCTACGAGTGCAAGCAATGCCGGGCTATTCTGAAACCACAACCCGGCGACTGCTGTGTTTATTGTTCATACGGGTCCGAGCCATGCCCACCAGTTCAAGAAAACGGCAAACAGCACGGCTGTTGTGGCTGA
- a CDS encoding DUF2933 domain-containing protein — translation MKGGLGLAVLIAVAYAALPAVREWITAVGPFLFFLICPLMMFFMTKCMQSGHSDNESKKGEPTQVPMTEGANAGDRRRSLNHNRAP, via the coding sequence ATGAAAGGCGGTCTTGGGCTAGCCGTGTTGATTGCTGTGGCCTATGCAGCGTTACCGGCCGTTCGTGAGTGGATTACTGCGGTCGGTCCTTTCTTATTCTTCTTAATCTGTCCGTTGATGATGTTTTTCATGACGAAATGCATGCAATCGGGCCACAGCGATAACGAATCAAAGAAGGGTGAACCCACACAAGTGCCAATGACGGAAGGGGCTAATGCTGGGGACCGCCGACGTTCACTAAACCACA
- a CDS encoding TlpA family protein disulfide reductase, translating to MKNSFKIIAWAAVALISVIAIATVLFLYQRNNASKNLLGGVLNVAVDIGGQRFMRWHTPRELPLLSFQDPTGKTVTLADFEGRVILLNVWATWCPPCREEMPSLDRLNAKRGGPDFEVVALSIDRDPDLIKPFYQDFGIRTLKHYVDPTTRVSDTLRAPGVPTTLLIDREGREIGRAMGPAAWDGPQVEALIDGALLHASIRDSK from the coding sequence ATGAAGAACTCTTTTAAGATAATTGCTTGGGCAGCAGTGGCGTTAATCAGCGTGATCGCCATCGCGACCGTTTTGTTTTTGTACCAACGTAACAATGCCTCGAAAAATCTCCTAGGTGGAGTACTTAATGTTGCGGTGGACATAGGGGGGCAGCGATTCATGCGCTGGCATACGCCACGTGAACTGCCTTTGCTCTCCTTCCAGGATCCGACGGGCAAGACCGTGACTTTGGCCGATTTTGAAGGCCGTGTCATATTGCTTAATGTCTGGGCGACCTGGTGCCCCCCGTGTCGGGAGGAGATGCCATCGTTGGACCGGTTAAATGCCAAGCGTGGCGGTCCAGACTTTGAAGTCGTTGCCCTGTCGATTGATCGGGATCCTGATTTGATCAAACCGTTCTATCAGGATTTTGGTATTCGAACGTTAAAGCATTACGTTGACCCGACGACAAGGGTTTCAGACACGCTGCGTGCGCCGGGCGTGCCAACAACGCTATTGATTGATCGAGAAGGGCGCGAAATCGGCAGGGCGATGGGGCCCGCTGCCTGGGATGGCCCGCAAGTTGAAGCATTAATTGATGGCGCACTGCTGCACGCCTCTATTCGGGACTCAAAGTGA